Below is a window of Anaerobacillus alkaliphilus DNA.
TTCTTGCCCGTCTCTATTTGCTATTACTGGCATGATTTCTCTTTGAAAATATCCCTTCTCTATTGCAGACAATGCCTTTTCGTGGCTTTTCAGTGCAAACTCATCCAGCTCTTGGCGACTTAGTCCCCACTTGTCAGCAATTCTTTCGGCAGAAAGACCTTGATGAATGATTTCATATTTTGATTGCAGCTTTTCACTTTCTGTACGCCCTTGAAATTGTGAAAACATTGGAACCCTTGACATACTTTCTACACCACAAGCAATTACACAGTCCATGTCTCCACTGAGGATCGCTTGAGCTGCAAAGTGAATTGCTTGCTCACTTGAACCGCATTGCCTATCTATCGTTACTCCTGGAACTTCTTGTGGAAATCCTGCGATAAGGGAAGCTACTCTTGCAATATCAGCTGATTGCTCGCTTGCTTGTGTGACACAACCAGCAATTACATCATCAACTTCTCTCTTCTCAATTCCTGCTCTTTGAACGACTGCAGCTAAAACTAGCGCCAACATTTCATCTGGACGTATACCACTTAAACTACCATTTCTTTTTCCTATTGGTGTACGAACTGCTTCTACGATCACTGCTTCTCTCAATATACGTTTCAACTCCTTACATTTAATACGAAATACTCAGTTTTGTTCATCATCTTTGAAACTAAGAATATTCCCCAGGTACTTGTTCTGCTAATCTTTTTTTCTTTTTCTTAAACCAATTAAGAATAATTGAAAAGATACTTATGCTTATTATTGCAGTAATAGCTACATATATTGATAGGTCTTCATTGGTTCCAGAAAGCCTGCCTAAAGAAAAGAACAAACAAAACCAAATCAGTGCTGTTGTGTACGAAAGTAATGCAAAACGAAGATAAGATAACCGCATCATTCCATATAAAAAGGGAACGAAAATGCGTACACCTGGAATAAAGTAGCTAATAACTAACGAGTATACGTGATATTTTTTGATTAAATGAAGAGCTTTACGAATTGATTTTTTTGTTCCTTTTTTCATAGATAAAAAGCTTACTATTCTTTTGCCAATGACTCTTCCAAGAAAATAACTTGTGGTCAAACTTGCTAAAATTCCTAAATACCCAACAATAAAAACAATATCACTCTGTAGTAAATTTGTTGTGGAGATATATCCGATTGTTGTAACAATGGCCTCATTTGGAACAGGAACACCCAACATTCCTAACCATAGCCAGAGGAATATTCCCACATATCCCACGTCTTTTATGGTCGTTAACAGTACATCTAGTTCCATTTTTTTCTCCTTCTTCCTCGTTTAGAAAAAGTTTAATCTTGAATTCTAGACTGAAACTGCCTTATTTAGAAAAACGAAATATTCTAACAAAAAATATGTACCTTATATTTTAAACGGTGGAAAGGCATTTAGTAAATATAATTTCTATTTTTTTTAATAATCAAAAAATAACTTACAACCTATCAAAAACCCAAGTTTTTATAATAGCTAAATATTCTCTTGTCCAGAGCTTCCCTTTGACAACCCAAGGAGTTTCTGCCGCCAATGGATACGGCTCAAAACCTAGCCGCTTTGCAATAATCGTCGATCGAAATAAATGAAAATCATTTGTAACTACGACAATCTCTTTTACTTCCTCACCCAAGATTTCTCGGCTAAATGTAAAATTCTCGAAGGTATTCGTTGATACATCCTCTAGAATAATTCGTTCTTGAGCAATCCCCTGCTCTACTAAATATCTAGCCATTGCTTCTGCTTCTGATATCCATTCTCCCTCTCCTTGGCCCCCGGAAACGATCACTTTTGCCCCATCATTTTCTTGTAAGTATGTTAGCGCAGTCAACATTCGATAGTAGAGCGAGAGACTCATAACATCTCCATTTAATTTTGCGCCTAATACCATTACATGATCCACATCTTTCGGAGGAACTTGCTTGGCGGTATGTACCATTAAACTGTGCATAGTTATTACATAAAAAATAGGTACTAGTAGAAATACAGTACCTATGATCAAATATTTTTTCATTTATTTCTCACCCTAAACTATTAATCTTTTATCCTTATTTTACCACTTTAATAAATTTACAGCGATTACTTTTTTCAAGCAATCGCTGTAAATTTGATTTATCGGTTACTCTTTAATTTTTTTATTGAAATTAAAATCCAAATCTGCATTCCTAAGAATATAGGTAAGCCAAAGTACAACAAGTAAAGAATCCAATTAAGCGCTTCTTGTTCAGATAGTAAATTCATGTGATCCTCCTCTATTAATGACCTCTATATTGAAGATTTACATATTCATCAGTAGTGATCTTAACTTGAGCCGGTATTCGCAAGTATAAAAGATTGGCACTCATTGTACTGTCATGTCCTGGAAACATCTTTTCTCCAGTAAATTGAGTAATTGTAAATTCTTTATGAAATTGTGACAGCTTAAGATTTGTTCTGCCTGGTGGTATGATTGATAAGGTCTCATTATTTATTTCCAGACCAGGTGCAACAACTAGATCTGTATATTCAATGTCTGAAATAACATGTGGTGTAATATATCTAGAAACTCTAATTTCGTTTGTTAAAGCTTCATCTTTTTCAACTAACACCCAAACATACGCATGATTTTCATTGATGACCGTTCTTAAGTCTAAGACTGTACCTTCAAATGGGAATTCCCATTCATCCGTTACCTTTACACCCTCAATTTCTGCAAGATTTCCGTAGTTTAGGTTGGCGTAGAAAGCTTCAGCAATCTGTTGAGCCTTCTTTGAATTTGTTCCACTAGCCTCTCTTGGGATCGTGTAACTAAAAATAACCGATATGACTAATATTGCTCCGTATCCAGCCAATAGGAACCATATAACTTTTCCATTGAGGAATTTAGCGTTCTGTAGGACACTTCTACCAACTCCTGATATGATAGCTGCGATCAGTATAATAATGACGATTGGAAATAAAGACATCAGTATTGTCATCGTCTAACCTCCTGCTTATTCGAGATAAGGACTGTCAGAAAACAAAGGCCACTGATTACGAATACTACCTTTAAGGCTAGTATTAATAATGATGTTTCCGTTGCAAAGAATTTAGTCACAGATACTAACAGACCTCCACCGCCAGTTCTCGCTTCAAGGAAGATTAATCCAACAAACCCTACTGGTAATAGAATGACAAAAATTCTACTTAATTGTGTTATTCCTGCCACAACATAACCCAAAATTCCAAACAATGAAACATAGAGGACTGTTGTAATTACCCCTGTCAAAAGTTGGTTAAGCGGAACCGCAAAAGAATGACTAACAAGATTGTTTGCTCCTAGAAAATACATGATCGTCTTGATTAATGAACTTCCTAGCATGGCACAAATCCCACCAATAGTGGTAGCTGTTAACATAAAAGCTATATTTGAAAGATTACTAGTAAGTCGATTCGTCACAAACGAAAAATCACCTTCTCTAACCAGTCTTGAATTCATTGATACACCACTAATAAATGCCCAAAGCATGGTAAAGGCAATAATTACATTACCTGTATAAAAAGTGACATTAATCGAAAATCCATTACTTCCTGTTCCCATTGATCCACTTCCCATAAACGAGAAAGCTATTGCTGCAATCTGTGTTAAAAGTAATGACGTAAAAATCCCATAATGAGCACGTAATTTATATAGATATTGCTTCTTAATAAGTTCATTTATGTTAGCTTCTGTTAAATACATCATCAATTCCTCCCTTCGTTTTATTAGTTAGGTATACACAAACATCTTCGGGAGCAACGTGACTGATGTCAACTCCGTTTAAGCGAGCTTTTTGCAAATCTTCATGTGAAAAACTATTGTAAACCACGACATAAGCACTATCGGTTCCGACAGTTTTTTGATAGATAATCTCTTTTCCATACGTGAGATTGTCGACAGCTGCTTTTCTCCCACTTACACCTACTGCTAACTCTTTCAACTCTTCAATAGAAAGATGCAGATACTTTTCACCATCTTTAATCAAAAGCACTTCTTCGATGATTTCTTCAATTTCATTTAAATGGTGACTAGATAAGAGAATTGTTCTTGGATAAGCAAGATAGTCCTTTAATAACGCTCGGTAAAAGTCTTTTCTTACTGAGGTATCCATTCCAGTCGTTGGTTCATCAAAAATTGTTAGTGGACAACGAGACGCTAAACCAATAATCGAGTGAAAGGTACTCCTCATCCCTTTTGAGAGACTTTGATGAAATTGATCGGGATTTAATGAAAAATACTCAAAAAGTCCCTGTGCTAATTCCATATCCCAGTTTTCATAGAACTGACTCGCTGAGTGTAAAATGTCCATTAATGTTAAAGACTGTGGTAATGTCATTTGATCTTCTATAAAGATCATATTTTGTGATACTTTTAAACTATTAAAGGGATCTTCTGAGAACACATTTACTTCTCCCGAACTTGGCTTCAAAAATCCAGCAAGAGTTTTCAATAATGTCGTTTTTCCAGCGCCGTTACGGCCAATAATGCCAGTAATCTTATTTTTTTCAATTGTGAATGTTAAGTTTTTTAGAGCCACACCTTTCCCGTAATTTTTCGTTAACATATTACACTGAATCACATTCATTGCTTCTCCCCCTCTATTTTACTCATGGCTACCTTGATCATCTCAAACAACTCTATTTGACTAACCTGCAAACGTTCAGCTTCTCTAACCAAATCAATAACTAAATGATTTAACATCAATTCTTTTCGCTTCGAACGGATAATTGCATTTGCAGGTTCTGTCACAAACATACCTAACCCACGCTTCTTAAAAACAATGTTTTCATCTGCCAGGATCGTTAATCCTTTTGCTGCAGTTGCTGGATTAATATTAAACATCTCAGCAAGCTGATATTGGGAGTACACTTTTTCTCCAATACCTATGTTCCCATTTAATATTTCTGTTTCAATCCACTCGGCTATTTGGATATAAATTGGCTTTGCCCCATCCGTATTTAAATTCACATTGCACCTCCTATTCAAAAAAACATAGTACATTACTGTTGTAATGTACTATACATTATTTCTTTAATAATTACAACAAAAATCCAAAAATTAGGTGATAGTACAATTTGTAACCTTCTTCGTTGTTCAGACGACTATTTAACTAAGTATTTACATTGTTTTCTATTGTTTTATCTGTGATTTTATCTGAGGAATAAGGAGGTGATTAGTATAAAAGTAAGATAAGGGTTACAACGAGAAATCCTAGAAAGAATTAAGGAGCATCAGCCCCCCTGATGCTCCTCTTTTTCTATTGATTTGGCACTTTTCATAAACTTGCTCCTGCGGTTACTCGTCGCACAAAATAACTGCTCCTGCGGTTACTCGTCGCACAAAATAACTGCTCCTGCGGTTACTCGTCGCACAAAATAACTGTTGCTTTTTCAGTCTTAAATAAACGGAAAAATACCCTAGATGAAGATATCAGCTATTGATTATTACTTATTTCTAAAGAGAAGTAATGGCCCATAGAAAAAGCCTTTTCTAATTGGCACTTTAAAAATGGCTAGGGCTGATATCGTTGTTACTATTGACATAAGTAAAACGAGAACTGGGTACCTTCGAAAGAAATAACTATATAGGTACATTTTTATATACAATAACAATGACCATCCGAAATTCCATCCACGATTGAAATATAAAGTTCCTGTTTTATTAGCGACTACTTCAAAAAACATAGATGCGATAACCCAGTTGATGACATACTGTATTTGTTGTCTAGAAGTACTCGGGAACTTGGTTAAATATAATAAAACCAGTAATGGAGTGGCAATAAAAATATGTAATACCCTTAAAATTCTTGTACTTAAATATTTAGATTTAAAGTCCCATACTAAGAAATGCTTGCAAAGATAATAATACAAAGCATTAAATGTTGATGCATAAGCCATACTTGGAAAATGAACAAGTATTTGCTTAAATGATCGAGCTTGTATGTTTAATACAATCAATACAATTACAATAAGGACATTCAAATAGATACCTTCTTTCCTTAATCATAACTATATTTTTAACAAGTAATTGTAAATATATGTAAACTAAAATGAATTAAAACGCTCCTACTTGTAGGAACGTTTTAGAAATAGTCTTACTTTGCTTGGTAATATAATTTTCCAAACTCGATCACTTGTTCAGTACTACCGGTCCCCCAAACATCAATCCGATACACTTCATTATCTACTTGTTTATAAACGATTAAAGAATGACGCCCTGCTTGTAAGTCCATTAAAATGGCTAAGTCAGTACCGAAACCATCTAAGATGACTGACCCCTCTGGAAACCCTTGCCTGAATTGTGCTGTATGTTGATCAGTATCCACATGATTTAATGAGGTAGTCATTGCTTCATCATAGCTTTGCATTACAACCACCTTCTCGCCCGCTGTGTTAACATAGAGCTCAAAATATGACATTTCACCTGTATAGTTGCTTCCGTAGCTATCAACTTTTTGCCACCCTACAACTTCTTCTTGAATGTGGATCCATGGTGCCACTGAGAGAGCTTGTTCACCAGTAATCACATCTCCCTGAATAGCTTTTAAATTCTCAAATGTTTCTAGAGGTGTTACCAAACCTGATAAGTCTTCCTGATTAGATGAAATCACAATTTCTTGATTTGCCCAAAATAACTGATAATAGCCAAAACCTGTCGTCAAGATAAAAACACAAGCAAGACACAAAACCATTTGCCAACGTTTTATTCCAAAGAGACTTGTTTCATTTTCACTTTGATACTTATTCCATATTTTTGTGAATTGTGGTGGTTGTGGCTGAGTCACGACCATTTTATTAAGTACTGATGTTACTTGTTCATTAGATGATTTCATAAAGGTTTTCCCCCTTAGTAGCTGGTTTATATACTTTTCGAAGCGCTGTTAATGCTGCATGATATCTAGACTTGCATGTTCCTAATGGTATCTGCAATATATCCGCAATCTCTTGCAGTTTCAGCCCAGAATAAAAATGTAAAACAATGATTTCTTTATGATTTTGATTAAGTTTTTGAATTTCCATCCAAAGCTCTTTTTCTTCTTCAGTTTTTAATATCGTTTCTTCTAGCCATGCTCCATTTTTTTCAGGTAGTATACCTACAAAGCTCAACCATTTCTGCTTTCTTAAGAAATTGCGGGTCGTATTTACTGTAATTGTATACAACCAGGGCTTAATAGGCTTACTTTGGTCGTATTGCTCAAACTTCTTAAAAACCTGTAAAAAAACCTCTTGAGTAATGTCATCAGCTAGCGCTAGAGACTTTGTTAGTAGTAAGGCTGTACGGTGAATGTATGGGGAGTACTCAGCATACAGTTCACTTGCCTTTTCTTGAGTAATGTTCATTAAC
It encodes the following:
- a CDS encoding RNA polymerase sigma factor, translating into MNITQEKASELYAEYSPYIHRTALLLTKSLALADDITQEVFLQVFKKFEQYDQSKPIKPWLYTITVNTTRNFLRKQKWLSFVGILPEKNGAWLEETILKTEEEKELWMEIQKLNQNHKEIIVLHFYSGLKLQEIADILQIPLGTCKSRYHAALTALRKVYKPATKGENLYEII
- a CDS encoding YdcF family protein produces the protein MKKYLIIGTVFLLVPIFYVITMHSLMVHTAKQVPPKDVDHVMVLGAKLNGDVMSLSLYYRMLTALTYLQENDGAKVIVSGGQGEGEWISEAEAMARYLVEQGIAQERIILEDVSTNTFENFTFSREILGEEVKEIVVVTNDFHLFRSTIIAKRLGFEPYPLAAETPWVVKGKLWTREYLAIIKTWVFDRL
- a CDS encoding thiolase family protein, with the protein product MREAVIVEAVRTPIGKRNGSLSGIRPDEMLALVLAAVVQRAGIEKREVDDVIAGCVTQASEQSADIARVASLIAGFPQEVPGVTIDRQCGSSEQAIHFAAQAILSGDMDCVIACGVESMSRVPMFSQFQGRTESEKLQSKYEIIHQGLSAERIADKWGLSRQELDEFALKSHEKALSAIEKGYFQREIMPVIANRDGQEILLESDEGPRSDTTIERLSNLKTPFREEGKISAGNASQISDGAAAVLIMSREKAEQLGVKPRFRILARAVVGTDPTLMLTGPISATQKVLEKANLTLADIDLFEVNEAFASVPLAWAKELAIDLTKLNVNGGAIALGHPLGATGARVMTTLLHELERQQKRYGLQAICEGYGMANATIIERIF
- a CDS encoding CBO0543 family protein, which translates into the protein MNVLIVIVLIVLNIQARSFKQILVHFPSMAYASTFNALYYYLCKHFLVWDFKSKYLSTRILRVLHIFIATPLLVLLYLTKFPSTSRQQIQYVINWVIASMFFEVVANKTGTLYFNRGWNFGWSLLLYIKMYLYSYFFRRYPVLVLLMSIVTTISALAIFKVPIRKGFFYGPLLLFRNK
- a CDS encoding DedA family protein, giving the protein MELDVLLTTIKDVGYVGIFLWLWLGMLGVPVPNEAIVTTIGYISTTNLLQSDIVFIVGYLGILASLTTSYFLGRVIGKRIVSFLSMKKGTKKSIRKALHLIKKYHVYSLVISYFIPGVRIFVPFLYGMMRLSYLRFALLSYTTALIWFCLFFSLGRLSGTNEDLSIYVAITAIISISIFSIILNWFKKKKKRLAEQVPGEYS
- a CDS encoding GntR family transcriptional regulator, whose protein sequence is MNLNTDGAKPIYIQIAEWIETEILNGNIGIGEKVYSQYQLAEMFNINPATAAKGLTILADENIVFKKRGLGMFVTEPANAIIRSKRKELMLNHLVIDLVREAERLQVSQIELFEMIKVAMSKIEGEKQ
- a CDS encoding ATP-binding cassette domain-containing protein → MNVIQCNMLTKNYGKGVALKNLTFTIEKNKITGIIGRNGAGKTTLLKTLAGFLKPSSGEVNVFSEDPFNSLKVSQNMIFIEDQMTLPQSLTLMDILHSASQFYENWDMELAQGLFEYFSLNPDQFHQSLSKGMRSTFHSIIGLASRCPLTIFDEPTTGMDTSVRKDFYRALLKDYLAYPRTILLSSHHLNEIEEIIEEVLLIKDGEKYLHLSIEELKELAVGVSGRKAAVDNLTYGKEIIYQKTVGTDSAYVVVYNSFSHEDLQKARLNGVDISHVAPEDVCVYLTNKTKGGIDDVFNRS